One region of Rattus norvegicus strain BN/NHsdMcwi chromosome 13, GRCr8, whole genome shotgun sequence genomic DNA includes:
- the Serpinb3a gene encoding serpin B4-like has translation MHLFAKATTQFTLELYRQLRDSEDNIFYSPLSIMTALAMLQLGAKGNTEKQIEKVIQFHETTKKTTEKSADCHDEESVHEQFQKLMTQLNKSNDAYDLNSANSIYGAKHFPFLQTFLEDIKEYYQANVESLDFAHAAEESEKKINSWVENQTNGKIKDLFPKGSLNSSTILVLVNAVYFKGQWNHKFDEKHTEEDKFWLNKNTSKPVQMMRQKNEFNFIFLEDVQAKMVEIPYKGKELSMFILLPMEIDGLKKLEEQLTADKLLEWTRAENMNMIDLYLSLPRFKVEEKYDLPGPLQHMGMVDAFDSKKADFSGMSSTQGLMVSKVLHKSFVEVNEEGTEAAAATGVEVSLTSAQITEDFNCDHPFLFLIKHNATNSILFFGRMSSP, from the exons ATGCATTTGTTTGCTAAAGCGACTACTCAATTCACACTTGAGCTGTACAGGCAGCTCAGAGACTCAGAGGACAACATCTTCTATTCCCCTCTCAGCATAATGACAGCATTAGCAATGCTCCAGCTCGGAGCCAAGGGAAACACTGAAAAACAAATTGAGAAG GTTATTCAATTCCATGAAACCACAAAGAAGACAACAGAAAAGTCTGCAGACTGTCAT GATGAAGAAAGTGTGCATGAACAATTTCAAAAGTTAATGACTCAGTTAAACAAATCCAATGATGCTTATGACCTGAATTCTGCCAACAGTATCTATGGAGCAAAGCATTTCCCATTTCTCCAG ACATTTTTGGAAGACATTAAGGAATATTACCAAGCTAATGTGGAATCCCTTGACTTTGCACATGCCGcagaagaaagtgaaaagaaGATTAATTCCTGGGTGGAAAACCAAACAAACG GAAAAATCAAAGACTTGTTTCCTAAGGGAAGCCTGAACAGTAGCACTATCCTGGTTCTGGTGAATGCAGTGTATTTCAAAGGACAATGGAATCACAAGTTCGATGAAAAGCATACCGAAGAAGACAAGTTTTGGCTGAACAAG AATACAAGTAAACCTGTCCAGATGATGAGGCAAAAAAACGAGTTTAACTTCATCTTTCTGGAGGATGTGCAGGCCAAGATGGTGGAAATACCATACAAAGGCAAGGAGCTAAGTATGTTCATCCTGCTGCCAATGGAAATTGATGGTCTGAAGAAG CTTGAAGAACAGCTCACTGCTGACAAGTTACTAGAGTGGACAAGAGCAGAGAACATGAACATGATCGACTTGTATTTGTCTTTGCCACGGTTCAAAGTGGAAGAGAAGTATGACCTCCCAGGTCCGTTGCAGCACATGGGGATGGTGGACGCCTTTGACTCAAAGAAGGCTGACTTCTCAGGCATGAGCAGCACTCAAGGTCTAATGGTGTCTAAAGTTTTACACAAGTCCTTTGTGGAGGTAAATGAAGAGGGGACAGAAGCTGCTGCTGCCACGGGGGTAGAAGTCAGTTTAACATCAGCACAGATAACCGAAGACTTCAATTGTGATCACCCTTTCTTATTCCTCATCAAGCACAATGCTACCAACAGCATCCTCTTCTTTGGCAGAATGTCTTCTCCTTAA
- the LOC120096217 gene encoding LOW QUALITY PROTEIN: protein PRRC2B-like (The sequence of the model RefSeq protein was modified relative to this genomic sequence to represent the inferred CDS: inserted 1 base in 1 codon), translated as MTTGMILKVQKTGPSVGGGHQPPRFHRLRRESLGLWGPEEESHLLASQWPGRPKVCPGDKSGPGGHRFPELSYQNSSDHANEEWETASESLAAEPEAQGNGGLSGDSLGEKKELAKRSFSSQRPLADRQSCKLEPGRFGEKPVRPGGGETSPRCESQQSGTSLKVKRSPDEALPGGLGSHSPYALERTTHGSSDGSETTSKKAEKEVSLAAQRAGEQEEARKQFDLGYGNAIFDNCGSSPGEENEVGSMVGEGFIEVLTKKQRRLLEEERRKKEQAAQVKGRGLSSPIPPRFAKRQNGLCLEQGDVAVPGSSLGTEIWESSSQALPVQGAASDSWRTAVTAFSSAEPGTSEQGFKSSQGDSGIDLSVESRESSVTSSQRSSPYGTLKPDEMSGPGLAESKADSHKDQAQKQSEHKDSXQGSAQSKEHRPGPIGNERSLKSRKGSEGAERLQEAVVPPVNGVEIHVDSVLPVPPIEFGVSPKDSDFSLPPGSVSGPVGKPVTKLQDVLASNAGLIQSIPILRRDHHIQRAIGLSPMSFPTADLTLKMESASKALENSPSLPEQNSPGGAGSGIQPPSSVGASNGVNYSSFGGVSIPPMPVASVAPSASMPGSHLPPLYLDGHVFASQPRLVPQRIPQQQSYQQAATAQQIPISLHVESRNNICHHKMALASAAPRVKSQDSIRHYKTVLASTAPAQ; from the exons ATGACCACGGGGATGATTCTGAAGGTGCAGAAAACAGGCCCTTCTGTCGGAGGAGGCCACCAGCCCCCTCGCTTCCATCGCCTCCGTCGAGAGTCCCTAGGCCTGTGGGGACCTGAGGAGGAGTCCCATCTGCTGGCAAGCCAGTGGCCAGGCCGGCCCAAAGTCTGTCCTGGGGACAAGAGTGGTCCTGGAGGTCACAGATTCCCAGAGCTTTCCTACCAGAATTCTTCTGATCATGCCAATGAAGAGTGGGAGACCGCTTCCGAGA GCCTCGCAGCTGAACCTGAAGCACAAGGGAATGGTGGCCTCTCTGGGGACAGTCTGGGTGAAAAGAAAGAGCTGGCCAAGAGGAGCTTCTCCAGCCAGAGGCCCCTGGCTGACAGACAGAGCTGCAAGCTGGAGCCGGGAAGGTTTGGGGAGAAGCCTGTTAGGCCAGGTGGGGGTGAGACTTCCCCCCGCTGCGAGAGCCAGCAGAGTGGGACGTCTCTGAAAGTCAAAAGGTCTCCAGATGAGGCCTTGCCTGGAGGCCTTGGAAGCCATTCACCCTATGCCTTGGAGAGGACCACTCATGGCAGCTCTGACGGTTCTGAAACTACCAgtaagaaagcagagaaagaggtTTCTTTGGCTGCCCAGAGGGCTGGTGAGCAGGAAGAGGCCCGGAAGCAGTTTGATCTGGGCTATGGAAATGCTATCTTTGACAACTGTGGTTCCAGCCCTGGGGAAGAGAATGAAGTAGGCTCCATGGTGGGCGAAGGCTTCATCGAAGTCCTGACCAAGAAGCAGCGCCGCCTgctggaggaggagagaaggaaaaaagaacaggCTGCTCAGGTCAAAGGTCGAGGCCTTTCCTCACCGATTCCTCCTCGCTTTGCTAAAAGGCAGAATGGCCTGTGTCTGGAGCAAGGAGACGTGGCCGTGCCCGGCAGCAGCCTGGGCACTGAGATCTGGGAGAGCAGCAGCCAAGCCCTCCCTGTGCAGGGCGCCGCCAGTGACTCTTGGAGGACAGCTGTCACTGCCTTCAGCAGTGCTGAGCCTGGCACCTCAGAGCAGGGTTTTAAGAGCAGCCAGGGAGATAGTGGTATTGACTTGAGTGTGGAGTCACGGGAGTCGTCTGTGACCTCCTCACAGCGCAGTTCCCCTTATGGTACTCTCAAGCCAGATGAGATGAGTGGGCCTGGCCTGGCGGAATCCAAGGCCGACAGCCACAAGGACCAAGCTCAGAAGCAGTCTGAGCACAAGGACT GACAAGGCTCTGCACAGAGCAAGGAACACAGACCAGGACCCATCGGCAATGAGCGGTCTCTGAAAAGCAGAAAGGGCTCGGAGGGGGCCGAGCGACTGCAAGAGGCCGTTGTCCCGCCTGTTAATGGGGTAGAGATTCATGTGGACTCCGTGCTGCCTGTGCCGCCCATCGAGTTTGGAGTCAGTCCAAAAGACTCTGATTTCAGCCTGCCACCTGGGTCTGTTTCTGGTCCCGTGGGGAAACCAGTCACCAAACTTCAGGATGTCTTGGCTAGTAATGCAGGACTGATACAGAGTATTCCCATCCTTCGGCGGGATCACCACATCCAGAGAGCCATCGGCCTCTCCCCCATGTCTTTCCCCACTGCAGACCTCACGCTGAAGATGGAGTCTGCAAGCAAGGCTTTGGAAAACTCCCCCAGTTTGCCGGAGCAGAACTCTCCAGGCGGTGCAGGTTCGGGCATCCAGCCTCCTTCCTCTGTGGGCGCCTCCAACGGGGTCAACTATAGCTCCTTTGGTGGTGTGTCAATACCGCCCATGCCTGTGGCTTCTGTAGCGCCTTCTGCTTCAATGCCAGGCAGCCATCTCCCACCTCTGTACTTGGATGGCCACGTTTTTGCAAGTCAGCCCCGACTGGTTCCTCAGAGGATACCTCAGCAACAGAGTTACCAGCAGGCCGCCACTGCCCAGCAGATCCCGATATCCCTtcatgtggaaagccgcaataacatttgccatcacaagatggcgctggcttccgctgcgccccGCGTGAAAAGCcaggatagcattcgccattacaagacggtgctggcttccactgcgccagcccaa